The Mercenaria mercenaria strain notata chromosome 10, MADL_Memer_1, whole genome shotgun sequence genome contains a region encoding:
- the LOC123561790 gene encoding tetratricopeptide repeat protein 12-like has product MADMDPKNMDKFLDKVDEIEAIVKGLRAENEEEVKVSMDKADELIAKAEAAKKDSTVAVYDDDKDLPETRTGFSKTCINKSSAPDEMPGQNDPNYDGMDNVGFMKAVEADAKERAKRRNERMKVAEGYKEKGNVEFRGGNYEKALEWYTQALREVKDHSVLYTNRAQTYIKLGKYPEAIIDCEWALRVFPNCIKAHIHKGRAHLCLKEFKEARECYNKALTCDPKKEALIKDYLAEVDRAELAETQEKDAEEVFKEGNSENLNVVDVLTKVQRAEQLPVYYSGGYRVLKSLLSSTSDRTLFRTKGGLDMLTTLATLHNCISASPKSLSGEELDMLTSAFMLYTEACRDNEKSTELVLQTEGLPSYCIRFLDVKMKGQGKILQVAIMDFLFTLSQLQIGQKTIMETFDVPKLIAVIFNLIGTKGPIAKDAANLLNNLALEKKFKSMIRDKVEATLAPAFEQLLENSSPSVALPRCITMVMNLTTDPLIRSKLMKRNQLWKASCSVLDTHRTKLSEELSAEIVESVIGLLLNITTEQSECVRTQGTTICDSCLAILHESSCNEVIRQRVVGLLSHVLPYCVPAVDNVVKKGGTEIFMEFIKEEESSYVKSALKALTALTQINEEARKYIVSNKGLGKLIKHLKSSDEVVVGNAALCLSHCTQVPKMCSALTKTDIIKELLVLARDGKRPAVQQNCAILIAKLAQGDSKHLERLRELHGIEILHSCMKYVK; this is encoded by the exons ATGGCGGACATGGACCCGAAAAACATGGATAAGTTTCTTGACAAAGTTGATGAGATTG aggCAATAGTGAAGGGTTTGAGAGCTGAAAATGAGGAAGAAGTCAAAGTGTCTATGGACAAGGCAGATGAATTGATAGCCAAGGCGGAGGCAGCAAAAAAAGATTCCACTGTTGCTGTGTATGATGATGACAAAGACCTTCCAGAGACTAGAACCG GCTTCAGTAAGACATGCATCAACAAAAGCTCTGCCCCTGATGAGATGCCAGGACAAAATGACCCCAATTATGATGGCATGGATaatg TGGGTTTTATGAAGGCTGTAGAAGCAGATGCTAAGGAGAGAGCAAAGCGTAGAAATGAGAGGATGAAGGTTGCTGAAGGTTACAAAGAGAAAGGCAATGTGGAATTCAGGGGAGGAAACTATGAAAAGGCCCTTGAGTGGTATACACag GCTTTAAGGGAGGTTAAAGACCACTCTGTATTGTACACAAACAGAGCACAAACTTACATCAAACTGGGCAAATATCCCGAAGCAATTATTGACTGTGAATGGGCTCTCAGG GTGTTTCCAAATTGTATCAAAGCTCATATCCATAAGGGCCGAGCACATCTATGTCTTAAGGAATTCAAGGAGGCCAGGGAATGCTACAACAAGGCTCTAACCTGTGACCCAAAGAAAGAAGCTcttataaaag ATTATTTAGCTGAAGTAGATCGCGCAGAGCTTGCAGAGACACAAGAAAAAGATGCAGAAGAGGTGTTCAAGGAGGGTAACTCTGAGAACCTTAATGTTGTTGATGTATTGACAAAGGTCCAGAGAGCTGAGCAGCTGCCTGTTTACTACAGTGGGGGATACAGGGTACTGAAGTCTCTCCTGAGCTCTA CCTCAGACAGGACATTGTTCAGAACAAAAGGAGGGTTAGATATGTTGACCACATTAGCAACATTACACAACTGTATCTCAGCGTCACCAAAGAGCCTGTCTGGAGAGGAATTAGATATGCTGACTTCAGCATTTATGTTATATACAGAGGCTTGTAGAGATAATG AGAAAAGTACAGAGTTAGTTTTACAGACAGAGGGGCTACCTAGTTACTGTATTCGATTTCTGGATGTGAAAATGAAAGGTCAAGGAAAGATTCTTCAAGTTGCCATAATGGATTTTTTGTTCACTTTGTCCCAGTTACAGATTGGACAAAAAACAATAATGGAGACATTTGACGTGCCAAA GCTTATAGCTgtgatatttaatttaattggAACAAAAGGTCCCATTGCCAAAGATGCTGCTAATCTTCTAAACAACTTAGCTCTGGAGAAAAA ATTTAAATCCATGATTAGAGACAAAGTAGAAGCAACATTGGCACCTGCATTTGAACAGTTATTG GAAAATTCTAGTCCATCTGTAGCATTACCAAGATGTATAACCATGGTAATGAACTTAACAACAGATCCTTTAATCAGGTCAAAGTTGATGAAGAGGAACCAGCTCTGGAAGGCAAGCTGTAGTGTTCTG GATACTCATAGAACAAAATTAAGTGAAGAACTAAGTGCAGAGATAGTGGAGAGTGTTATAGGATTGCTGCTTAACATTACCACTGAACAGTCAGAATGTGTGAGAACTCAGGGCACCACAATTTGTGATAGCTGTCTAGCAATTTTGCACGAGAGCTCGTGCAATGAGGTAATCAGACAGCGTGTTGTAGGTCTGCTTAGTCACGTGTTACCTTACTGCGTACCAGCTGTAGATAATGTCGTGAAAAAAGGAGGCACAGAGATATTTATGGAGTTTATAAAG GAAGAAGAGTCCAGTTATGTCAAATCAGCATTAAAGGCACTCACAGCTTTGACGCAAATAAATGAAGAGGCAAGGAAATATATAGTAAGCAATAAAG GTCTtggaaagcttataaaacatttgaaatctAGTGATGAAGTTGTGGTCGGTAATGCCGCACTATGTCTCAGCCACTGCACACAGGTCCCGAAAATGTGTTCAGCTCTTACGAAAACTGACATTATAAAAGAGCTACTGGTGTTGGCAAGGGATGGGAAAAGGCCAGCTGTACAACAGAACTGTGCAATACTGATAGCTAAACTGGCTCAGGGGGATTCTAA gCATTTGGAAAGACTTCGAGAACTACATGGTATAGAGATTCTTCATTCATGTATGAAATACGTCAAATGA